Part of the Geobacter pickeringii genome, AAAACATCTCGTAGTTGCGCACCGCCTCGGCGATGTCTCCCCGCCCCTCTTCAATCTGGGCCAGCACGAGATATGCCTTGGTATTGAAACGGTTGATTGCCAGCGCCTTCAGGGCATGCTCCCGCGCCTGGTCGTACTCACCCTTCACGTAGTAGCTGTAGGCAGCCGACTCCTGGGCCCAGGTGGAGCCGGGATCGACCTCGGCGGCATGCCGCCAGAGGGTGTGCTCGTCGTACCAGTAGGTATTCTGCACCACGGTGAGGCCGGTGAACAGCACGAGAACCGCTCCCGCCGCCGCATACACGACGCGCAGCCGCAGCTTCTGCACCCCCCAGGCGAAAGCGATCGCAACTCCGGCCAACGGCATGTACAGGTAGCGGTCGGCGATCATGTAACCGGCCGGAACGAGGTTGGAGATCGGCAGATAGAGGAGGAGAAACCACCCCAGGCCGAAGGAGAGGAGGGGGGCCCTCCGCGAGGCAAACACCGCGACAGCCGCAACCGCCACGAGGAGCGCCATCCCCCCCCAGGCCGCCGGCTGGAAGAAATCCTCCGAAAACCGGACCGCGTATTCAGGCGCGAGCCCAGTGGGAACGAGGATCTTGGAGAGGTAGAAGCCAAAGGACTTCATTACTCCCATGAAGAGCGGATAGTAGCTCTTGGAGGCGATGAAGTTGTTCTTGGAGTAGACGGTGAGCAACTGGTCGGCCGTCAGGAGCCCCCGGAGGAGGTAAAACGCCCCTCCCGCAGCAGCCGCCGCTCCCACCCCGGCGAGAAGGGGGCGACGAATCAGGAACCGCCGTTCCTTCGGGACGAAGAGGAGTTCATAGAGGACCAGGACCGCCGGGAAGGTGATGGCGGTCTGGTTGGCGAGCAGGGAGAGGCCGAAGGTGCCGAGCCCGGCGGCGGCAAAAACGAGCCGCTTTCTCCCTTCCGCCGCCAGCAGCCTCCGGTGCAGGAAAAGGGTGGCGAGGCAGAAGAAGAGCGCCAGGAGCTCTTTGCGGTGGGAGATGTTCGCCACCGATTCGACCTGGAGCGGATGCACCAGGAAGAAGAGACCGGCAAGGATGGCGGGAAGCGTCTCTACGCCGAGGGATTGGAGCAGAAGGACCAGCAGGAAGCCGTTGGCGCCGTGCCAGAGAAGCTGCTGTATCCGGTAGCCTGCCGGCTTGTCCCCAAAGAGCTTGTACTCCGGGATATAGGTCAGCACCCGCAGGGGACGCCCCGGACGCTTGTGTTCCAGAAAACCGGCTAAACTATGGGCATCGATGTTCTCCACCACAACCGGGATATCGTCGTACGACCAGTTATTCCGGAACGTATTGCCATAGGCCACGAACGTGGCCAGGAGCATCACCACCAGCAGATACCTTCGCCCAAAACGTCCCGACGTCACCACTCGGCCTCCAGACTTTTTATCATTCGGACGGTTACCACCCCGTCGCCGCCCCGTTTCCCCTTGAAGCGGGGGAAGAGGAGCCCCCAGATAAGCCCCGCACCGTAAGAGAGGTGGAGGGCCGGATATACCAGGAGGAGAACCGCAGAGACTCTCCCATCGCCGGATCGTCCTCCTTCGATGAAGGACGACAGGAGGGTCGCCAGCAGATATCCCCCGAGAGGGATCGCGCCGGGTCCGCTCCCCAGAAACGGGAGGACGCAGAGATAAAGCAGAAAGAGTGCCGGCACGAGGTTCGAAACGCCGCAGCCGCCGCCGAGATGGATCTGCTCGGCCCTCCCCCGGCCATAGGTGAAAAGCTGTCGCACGAATGCACGGAGATGCGGCCGTTGACTCCGAAAGACCGCCAGGGCGGGGTCGTGGACAAGTCTCATCCCCTGCCGTCTGAGTCGCGCCATGAGCTCGTTCTCCTCGTTGGGGTAGAGACGCTCGTCGAGCCCGCCGGCGGCCAGAAACGTATCTCTGCGAAAACCAAGGTTGCAGAGGATGAGCTCCGCGTCATCGGTCTCCCGCACCATCCCGGCCTGACGGTAGCGATTGCGCACGCCTCCCCCTCCGAGCAGGGATGCAAAGGCGGCTCCAAACGCACGTTGCATGGTGGTATCAGAGGAAGGGGTGAGCGAAGGTCCTCCAACGGCGGCAACTGACGGATTCTCGAAATGCCGGGCCGCCAATTGCAGAAATTCCGGAGGGACGAGGGAATCGTCATCGAGAAAATAGAGATACTCTCCCCGCGCCTGGGCTGCGGCACGGTTGCGCTGACAACTCGGACGTCTCCCTTCGGCCACGAGAACTTCGTAGCACTCCGCGGGATAGTCAATGGCTCGCAAACGGTCGACTGCCGTCACTTCACCGCCCGGCTTCACCGGAATAACCACTGTAAATGTAGGGGTCAATGGCATTTGATCCAAAACAAAAACCGGGATTTCCCCGGCTTTCGCACACGCTTTCATCGTAGGGGGCACCCGCCGACTGCGGCGGATACCCGGTCAGAAGATCTTCTTCACATTGGCCGAGATCCGCTTCTCGATCCGGTTATCGTTGCCGTCACGCTTGCCGTAGGAATAGTCGAGGCTCGCCTGCAGCTTGCTGAACGTAACCCCGATCGAGGCGTTGTACACTTGCTCCGTTACGCTGTTGGGCTCCAGGAGAGAGAAACGGGCGTTCCCCCCCACGAAGAGGCTTCTGAGCGGATAATAGCGGGCGCCGAGCGTGAGCCGTTGGGTGGAGGTCGGTGTACTGACTGTCATCCCGAAGTTCTGGGTGCGATTATAATCATACTCTTCACTGATTTCCAGCAGTTTCCTCGCCAACCCCCTCGTCGAAAAGAATGAGTAGCTGACCCGTTGCCGGATATCCACCACCTCGGTTCGCGTGGTCGGCGTATCATGACCGAAACTGTAGATATAGTAGAGGGAGGTCTCCAAATGGCTGTTGGGCTTGTACTCCACCACCCCCTGCCCGTCGAAGAAATCGGTCACCTGCCCCCCCTGGCTCCGGTACCGGTAGTTCCCCCGCACCCTCACCGTAACGTCGGACACCGAGTAATCGATATCGCCGCGCACCGCCGTCACGGAATCGCTCGGCATACCGGGCTGGGTCAGAATATCCTCCGAAAGGGCCGTCGACACCTTAAGTCGCGGAAGCGGCGTCCAGTACCCGGCCAGTGTAGTCACTGAACGGAGGTACTCGTTGACGTTGGCGTCATTGTGGTCAAATGCACTGCCGACCCCTGTATTGCCTGTCAGTCCGCCGTTGATGACGATTGACTGGTTTGAATAAACACGGGGATTGTTGCCGGAACCGGTGGAGACGTTCTCCTCGGCTTCGATCCGCATCGTCGTCGAAGGGGCGTAGGTCAGCCTGGCGGCAGCGTTCTGGTTGAGATAGGTCGAGTTATCCGCCTGTCCGTTGGCAGCATCGAAATACTTGACATTGTAACTGGCAGACAGCGTGTAATCCCGGGAAAAGCGGCGGGTGCTCGCGGTCTCGACCCCTCCCTCGAACGAGAGGATCTTTGCGCCATTGCTCTCGGAATGTTCCACCTTCGTAAACGTCCCCAGGGTGAACGGGGCCCGCTTGAACATGTCGACCCGCAGAGAGCCGTTACGGTCGTTCATGAGGGACTCGCTCCCGTCAGGTCGACTCACTTTCTGGTCACGCGCGTAGAGGGTTCCCTTCCAATCGGTGTCCCCGTTCAGCACCCCCTTCACATAAACGGGAATCGTCCGCTCCAGGGTCAATCCGTCATTGTCCTTCCGTCGGGTAAACGTCGTAAAGGTTCTCGCATCCCATGACCTTCTCTCGGCTACCGCAAAGAGGTTGAAGTCATAGGACTCGAAGGTTCTTACCGCATCGGCTGTGGTATGTTTCGTGAACTGGCCGTCAGTGGAGATTTTCAGCCAGTTGGTCATATCGATCCAGCGGCGGGTGAGC contains:
- a CDS encoding tetratricopeptide repeat protein, giving the protein MTSGRFGRRYLLVVMLLATFVAYGNTFRNNWSYDDIPVVVENIDAHSLAGFLEHKRPGRPLRVLTYIPEYKLFGDKPAGYRIQQLLWHGANGFLLVLLLQSLGVETLPAILAGLFFLVHPLQVESVANISHRKELLALFFCLATLFLHRRLLAAEGRKRLVFAAAGLGTFGLSLLANQTAITFPAVLVLYELLFVPKERRFLIRRPLLAGVGAAAAAGGAFYLLRGLLTADQLLTVYSKNNFIASKSYYPLFMGVMKSFGFYLSKILVPTGLAPEYAVRFSEDFFQPAAWGGMALLVAVAAVAVFASRRAPLLSFGLGWFLLLYLPISNLVPAGYMIADRYLYMPLAGVAIAFAWGVQKLRLRVVYAAAGAVLVLFTGLTVVQNTYWYDEHTLWRHAAEVDPGSTWAQESAAYSYYVKGEYDQAREHALKALAINRFNTKAYLVLAQIEEGRGDIAEAVRNYEMFSEIGEAEYPALVAGVRDRLPELRERLRQIELYKKGNP
- a CDS encoding glycosyltransferase family 2 protein — protein: MKACAKAGEIPVFVLDQMPLTPTFTVVIPVKPGGEVTAVDRLRAIDYPAECYEVLVAEGRRPSCQRNRAAAQARGEYLYFLDDDSLVPPEFLQLAARHFENPSVAAVGGPSLTPSSDTTMQRAFGAAFASLLGGGGVRNRYRQAGMVRETDDAELILCNLGFRRDTFLAAGGLDERLYPNEENELMARLRRQGMRLVHDPALAVFRSQRPHLRAFVRQLFTYGRGRAEQIHLGGGCGVSNLVPALFLLYLCVLPFLGSGPGAIPLGGYLLATLLSSFIEGGRSGDGRVSAVLLLVYPALHLSYGAGLIWGLLFPRFKGKRGGDGVVTVRMIKSLEAEW